A region of Equus przewalskii isolate Varuska chromosome 29, EquPr2, whole genome shotgun sequence DNA encodes the following proteins:
- the BBS10 gene encoding BBSome complex assembly protein BBS10 isoform X2, with the protein MAAAASVKAALQVAEALESIVSCCVGPDGRQVLCTKPTGEVLLSRDGGRLLQALHLEHPIARMMVACVSNHLRKAGDGAKTFIIFLSHLLRGLHAIPDQENGSLVSENSQTLGRHWKNCCRWKFISQALLTFQTQILDYVMDEYLSRHFLSIFSSSTKERTLCRNSLELLLEAYFCGRVGRNNHNLISQLMCDYLFKCVAREGGFEEVFELVGDCFVELNVGVTGLPVSDSRIVAGLVLHRDFSGYCPADGDIRIALVTETIQPIFSTSGSEFILNSEAQFRASQFWIMERTKAIMKHLQSQNVKLLLSSVKQPDSVIFYARLNDISVVECLSSEEVSLIQRVIDLSPCVLPQASSRCEISNTAVVKFCKPLVLRSKRYVHLGLISKCSFAPHCLVLCGPVQGLVEQHKDALHGAFKMLRQLFKHLDLNYLTQASDQNYTSSPLIYKNSRESNQLPEIVNGSLQRPYQGTVVKNKDKLAKPQTYLKVYSNLVVPSIELEKHFPCSTPKVTPMDTYQTNETLRCLSPNKTGIIDYGEPFPESNSANSTTENTRIKISYENLQVTKIAGKGSMLPVRYKSREMCSSRSYCFSSIPAGSVLP; encoded by the exons ATGGCCGCTGCGGCGTCTGTGAAGGCAGCGTTGCAGGTGGCGGAAGCGCTGGAAAGCATCGTGAGCTGCTGTGTGGGGCCCGACGGCCGGCAGGTTTTGTGTACGAAGCCCACCGGCGAGGTGCTGCTCAGCCGGGATGGAGGCCGCCTCCTGCAGGCGCTACACTTAGAGCATCCCATAGCCAG GATGATGGTGGCATGTGTTTCCAATCATCTAAGAAAAGCAGGAGATGGTGCTAAAACATTCATCATCTTTCTCTCCCATTTACTCAGAGGACTTCACGCAATCCCAGACCAAGAAAACGGTTCTTTGGTTTCCGAAAATTCTCAAACCCTTGGAAGGCATTGGAAAAATTGTTGTCGGTGGAAATTTATTTCCCAAGCTCTTCTAACGTTTCAGACACAAATATTAGACTATGTTATGGACGAATACTTAAGTAGACActttttgtccatcttttcttcATCCACTAAAGAGAGAACATTGTGTAGGAACTCTTTAGAGTTGCTCTTAGAAGCATACTTTTGTGGAAGAGTGGGAAGAAATAATCACAACCTTATTTCACAGTTGATGTGTGACTACTTGTTCAAGTGTGTGGCTCGTGAAGGCGGGTTTGAAGAAGTGTTTGAGTTGGTGGGTGACTGCTTTGTAGAGCTGAACGTTGGTGTCACCGGCCTTCCTGTTTCAGATTCCAGGATCGTAGCTGGGCTTGTGCTTCACAGAGACTTTTCTGGGTACTGTCCAGCAGATGGTGACATAAGAATAGCGCTAGTAACAGAAACCATTCAGCCTATTTTTTCAACTTCCGGATCAGAGTTTATTCTAAATTCAGAAGCACAGTTTCGGGCATCTCAGTTTTGGATTATGGAAAGGACAAAAGCAATAATGAAACATTTGCAGAGTCAGAATGTAAAATTGCTCCTGTCTAGTGTGAAACAACCAGACTCAGTGATTTTTTATGCAAGACTGAATGACATATCGGTGGTGGAGTGTTTATCATCTGAAGAAGTTTCTCTTATCCAGAGGGTCATTGATCTTTCTCCCTGTGTACTACCGCAGGCCTCTTCACGGTGTGAAATCTCTAACACTGCTGTGGTGAAATTTTGTAAGCCCCTTGTCCTTAGATCCAAAAGGTATGTTCATCTTGGCTTGATTAGCAAATGTTCCTTTGCACCACATTGTCTAGTTCTTTGTGGACCAGTACAAGGTCTTGTTGAACAACATAAAGATGCTTTACATGGAGCATTTAAAATGCTTCGGCAGCTATTTAAACACCTGGATCTAAACTACTTGACACAAGCCAGCGACCAAAATTATACATCAAGTCCTCTTATTTATAAGAATAGTAGAGAAAGTAATCAGTTACCAGAAATTGTTAATGGCTCACTACAAAGGCCATATCAGGGCACAGTTGTAAAGAACAAAGATAAACTGGCAAAACctcaaacatatttaaaagtatattcaaaTTTGGTAGTTCCAAgtatagaattagaaaaacattttccatgttcaACACCAAAAGTGACACCAATGGATACATATCAGACAAATGAAACATTGAGATGTTTATCTCCAAACAAAACTGGGATAATTGATTACGGTGAACCATTTCCTGAGAGTAATTCTGCTAATTCAACAACAGAAAATACTAGAATAAAAATTTCTTATGAAAATTTACAGGTCACAAAAATTGCTGGCAAGGGGAGCATGTTACCAGTGAGATACAAGTCCCGAGAGATGTGTTCTTCCCGGAGTTACTGTTTCTCATCTATACCAGCAGGGAGTGTGTTGCCG tag
- the BBS10 gene encoding BBSome complex assembly protein BBS10 isoform X1 produces the protein MAAAASVKAALQVAEALESIVSCCVGPDGRQVLCTKPTGEVLLSRDGGRLLQALHLEHPIARMMVACVSNHLRKAGDGAKTFIIFLSHLLRGLHAIPDQENGSLVSENSQTLGRHWKNCCRWKFISQALLTFQTQILDYVMDEYLSRHFLSIFSSSTKERTLCRNSLELLLEAYFCGRVGRNNHNLISQLMCDYLFKCVAREGGFEEVFELVGDCFVELNVGVTGLPVSDSRIVAGLVLHRDFSGYCPADGDIRIALVTETIQPIFSTSGSEFILNSEAQFRASQFWIMERTKAIMKHLQSQNVKLLLSSVKQPDSVIFYARLNDISVVECLSSEEVSLIQRVIDLSPCVLPQASSRCEISNTAVVKFCKPLVLRSKRYVHLGLISKCSFAPHCLVLCGPVQGLVEQHKDALHGAFKMLRQLFKHLDLNYLTQASDQNYTSSPLIYKNSRESNQLPEIVNGSLQRPYQGTVVKNKDKLAKPQTYLKVYSNLVVPSIELEKHFPCSTPKVTPMDTYQTNETLRCLSPNKTGIIDYGEPFPESNSANSTTENTRIKISYENLQVTKIAGKGSMLPVRYKSREMCSSRSYCFSSIPAGSVLPVGGNFEILLHFYLLNYAKICQQSEEATVGVIVANALLGIPKILHKSKKGNYSFPQMYVRALHALQSGQPMGSRQTGLESVVGKYQLLTSVLQCLTKILTIDLVINIKRQPQEICDQDSEEEL, from the exons ATGGCCGCTGCGGCGTCTGTGAAGGCAGCGTTGCAGGTGGCGGAAGCGCTGGAAAGCATCGTGAGCTGCTGTGTGGGGCCCGACGGCCGGCAGGTTTTGTGTACGAAGCCCACCGGCGAGGTGCTGCTCAGCCGGGATGGAGGCCGCCTCCTGCAGGCGCTACACTTAGAGCATCCCATAGCCAG GATGATGGTGGCATGTGTTTCCAATCATCTAAGAAAAGCAGGAGATGGTGCTAAAACATTCATCATCTTTCTCTCCCATTTACTCAGAGGACTTCACGCAATCCCAGACCAAGAAAACGGTTCTTTGGTTTCCGAAAATTCTCAAACCCTTGGAAGGCATTGGAAAAATTGTTGTCGGTGGAAATTTATTTCCCAAGCTCTTCTAACGTTTCAGACACAAATATTAGACTATGTTATGGACGAATACTTAAGTAGACActttttgtccatcttttcttcATCCACTAAAGAGAGAACATTGTGTAGGAACTCTTTAGAGTTGCTCTTAGAAGCATACTTTTGTGGAAGAGTGGGAAGAAATAATCACAACCTTATTTCACAGTTGATGTGTGACTACTTGTTCAAGTGTGTGGCTCGTGAAGGCGGGTTTGAAGAAGTGTTTGAGTTGGTGGGTGACTGCTTTGTAGAGCTGAACGTTGGTGTCACCGGCCTTCCTGTTTCAGATTCCAGGATCGTAGCTGGGCTTGTGCTTCACAGAGACTTTTCTGGGTACTGTCCAGCAGATGGTGACATAAGAATAGCGCTAGTAACAGAAACCATTCAGCCTATTTTTTCAACTTCCGGATCAGAGTTTATTCTAAATTCAGAAGCACAGTTTCGGGCATCTCAGTTTTGGATTATGGAAAGGACAAAAGCAATAATGAAACATTTGCAGAGTCAGAATGTAAAATTGCTCCTGTCTAGTGTGAAACAACCAGACTCAGTGATTTTTTATGCAAGACTGAATGACATATCGGTGGTGGAGTGTTTATCATCTGAAGAAGTTTCTCTTATCCAGAGGGTCATTGATCTTTCTCCCTGTGTACTACCGCAGGCCTCTTCACGGTGTGAAATCTCTAACACTGCTGTGGTGAAATTTTGTAAGCCCCTTGTCCTTAGATCCAAAAGGTATGTTCATCTTGGCTTGATTAGCAAATGTTCCTTTGCACCACATTGTCTAGTTCTTTGTGGACCAGTACAAGGTCTTGTTGAACAACATAAAGATGCTTTACATGGAGCATTTAAAATGCTTCGGCAGCTATTTAAACACCTGGATCTAAACTACTTGACACAAGCCAGCGACCAAAATTATACATCAAGTCCTCTTATTTATAAGAATAGTAGAGAAAGTAATCAGTTACCAGAAATTGTTAATGGCTCACTACAAAGGCCATATCAGGGCACAGTTGTAAAGAACAAAGATAAACTGGCAAAACctcaaacatatttaaaagtatattcaaaTTTGGTAGTTCCAAgtatagaattagaaaaacattttccatgttcaACACCAAAAGTGACACCAATGGATACATATCAGACAAATGAAACATTGAGATGTTTATCTCCAAACAAAACTGGGATAATTGATTACGGTGAACCATTTCCTGAGAGTAATTCTGCTAATTCAACAACAGAAAATACTAGAATAAAAATTTCTTATGAAAATTTACAGGTCACAAAAATTGCTGGCAAGGGGAGCATGTTACCAGTGAGATACAAGTCCCGAGAGATGTGTTCTTCCCGGAGTTACTGTTTCTCATCTATACCAGCAGGGAGTGTGTTGCCGGTGGGTGGTAATTTTGAGATTTTGTTACATTTCTATCTTCTCAACTATGCCAAAATATGCCAGCAATCAGAAGAAGCCACTGTTGGTGTGATAGTAGCTAATGCACTTTTAGGCATTCCCAAAATCCTGCATAAGTCTAAGAAAGGAAATTACAGCTTTCCACAAATGTATGTAAGAGCGCTCCACGCACTGCAGTCCGGTCAACCCATGGGAAGCAGGCAGACAGGCTTGGAATCGGTAGTTGGTAAATACCAGTTACTAACTTCAGTTCTTCAGTGTTTGACAAAAATTTTAACCATTGATTTGGTAATCAATATTAAGAGACAGCCTCAGGAAATTTGTGATCAAGATTCCGAAGAGGAACTATAA